The stretch of DNA tatacttatttctttctttgtcatttattcataccattctaatcttatagaactagataccctgatcactatataactaagccggatcccttcaggaaaatcctgctaaaacagttcTCAAGGTAGTGGTGGTTATAGTACTGATGGGCAGTGCTCATCTCCCGTGCAATCTTCTTCGGATGATGATAATGTGAGTGATGATTTTAGGGTGGACGAGGCTGAAATGCATACTGTTTGTAGTTCAGACTCTTCAGAGTCCTCGTATGTCTCGGAGAATGAAGTCAAGTCGAAAAAGAAGGCTAAAGCTAAAAAGATAAATGAGAGGTTTTTGGATGAATTTAATGACAATTATTTGCAATTTCTTAGCTGCCACCATGGTAGCAGCAGCAACAGCATCCAAGGGGAGAATGCTGAGATTTTCTGCAGTTCTGTGAATGGTGGCAAAAGAAAAAGAGGCTGGCCGCGAAAGAATAGGAGTCCAGGGAATTCATTTCACCTGAATTCTAAGAGTGGTGCTACCAAAAAAGAGGTAGGCCGCCTAAGAATAAAATTGAAGTAATCAGCTTTGATTCGGAGGCAGACAAAGACTCgattggagaatttggcaaatcTGAGAATGGTGGCGGTAGAAAAGGAGGAATGCTGTCTCACTTTGAGGATATCAACGATGGGGATGAACTGTATTTGGAATGGCTTCGTAGCCATGGGTTATCCAGCGGATGTGGGAGTGCGGGAAAGAGAAAACGAGGGAGGCCGCTGAAGGGAATGAATGTGGGAGTAGGCTCCGAGCCTAAGATTGACAGCCATCGACAAAGAGGCAGGCTGCCTAAGAATGGTGGCTATGGAAAAAGAGGCAGGCCGCCAAAGAATTGGAAAAAGGGATTTGATTCTGAGAGATGTTGCAGGAGAAGCAGAAGGCTACAAACGATGTCCAGGAAATGAAGTTTGCGCCTTTGGACTTTTATGTTCAGTACAATTTCGAGATATGTAATGCAGGGTTTCTGCACAAAGTTGCGCAAATCAGTGTTTTAATAATTTAATCTGTCATACTAGACGGAATTGTGGCACTAGTGATGTTTTTAGTATGTATGCTAACTTGTTCAATGACTGTATGACTGTAACCTTTATTTTACTTGTGTGGTTATTAATCTTAGTAACGATTCGTGGTTTTGGCTACGGAATATCCTGTGAAACTATGTACTTTATGCAGTGCCAGCTTGTGTTTCATGTTTATAGAATCTGCATTACTGCATAGCATGGTAACATAATGTATTTGATCATGATGGCGATGCTGATGACACCACAGCTCGTAAATGGACCGTTACTTTTGACCGCATGCAAACCAAGATGGAAATAGTTTCCTGCTCCAATATTTGAATTTTTTGGCAAATAGATGTtgattagcaaaataattagggaaTTGGGTTCCTTTGAAACTATTTTGCCCAATGATGTCCACGTCATCAGTTTTTATAGTAAGCCATTAAGTGAATAGTAAAGCTGCTATGAAACCTAGGGGTTTCACTATTCAcctttttgtttttaaaaaaaaaaaaactgtcacCTTCAAACACTGATGGCAGTCTATTCTAGAAATGAACAACCACTTTATCCGCTAAGAAAGTTAGCGGCTTCCCtatttctttatttttcataAACTTATGGCATCTGTCatctgaaaaatgacaagggGACAAAGCCGCTAAGAAACTTAGCGACTTTgcctaaaaattggaaaaaaaaatgaaagtgatGACGTTTCAAAGGAACCCCAATTTcataattattttgctaattaacTCCAATTTGCCAAAAAATTCCCAATATTTACTACACCAGTTTTAGAGTCGTGGATGTCAGTGGAGCGGGGTATGAGTGAGAATCACCATGCCCAAGTTTGCGAATGATAATACGAGTCTCAAACATTCAAACACTATACAACTTACACAAATTTAGAATAAGATGGTCTCACACCATAACTATGAGATAGTCTATTTTATAAAAAAAGTATTcatttattgttaataataaATGAGCTATCTTTTTGcagaaaaaatattttatttaacaGGTTTATGTAGAGACAGGGCCGACTGGGGCGAGTTGATTGGGATGCTATAAATTGAAACTAGATCAATCTGACCCATTCAGTGAGCACGAGGATCCAGCAAGGGCAAGGCTATAGCTTATTTCTCCGGACTATAGCTTACATGTATGGTTAATTAAGAAAAGCacttgtttttcatataattcTGCAATAAGATAATGTCAGCCACTAGTTATAGTGATTGTCTAAATTTTAAGTGTTGGCATAATATTttaaagaataaaagaaaaagtGTTAGACACCgtttttttggactaaaatagACTAAATTGAACTGAATTTATTGGGTTTAAACTGAACTTATATACAATACAAATTATACCGAACTAATCTAAAATGAACTGAActccagtaagtggattatacatctgatgtaatACATCTGATTGTATAATTTTTGAGtattaagataaagtttttgagtttatttttaaaaaattgaattttattataaattttttgagttcatttacttaaacattaatttaaaaaagttacattataactccacatataaactcataaaaatttGACTTTTAACGCAATAAAACTAAAATGCAATTTGTATACACTATAGAactaaaaaaatacacaaaaactcattAAGTGGGAAGTAATAGtgatgtacaatcctttttctctccatttcctaaaaagaaatggagggaCAAGTTCCTATTAATGGTCTGGATTGCATTTTGACAACATCTAACGattctaaatttacgcataaaaataaagaaaaattagggtgaaaggagaaattattatttaaagagaTTATGAGATGAAATGGAGAGAATTCATTCCCGTTTCCATGTAATGTCCTATTATCCATTTTCCAAATTTTACGCCTATAATTTAGAAATGTTGTCAATTTAAACATCGGGAGTAAGAAAGACTGATATAGGTAAATAAAACGATAAATCTAAGCTAGGTAGCTACTGGTAAGATGAGTATTGATTGATCCATAAGGGCCATTGTGTTTGAGGTTGTTGTTTTAACATGACTTGAGTGACCCAACCCGAATATCCCGAACCGATATCCAAACTATGGACGAGCTTGACCTGAACCGAAACCCGAATGCCTATTATTACAAACTAATCATTATTCGTAAATAACTTAAACAAACTCATAAATAACACAAACCCAAATTTAAACTAATCCACCTCTAActcgacccgattgacccgttcTACACTTCCAAGGCCGGTACATGTTTACGTACAAGACGTCAAGACTACAAGTACAGCATGCATTATGTGTTGTGTTGCGTGTGTAACAGTATGAAAGTACAATGGCTGTTGGCATCTAATGAATGCTCTCAGTCTAAAAATCAAAATAGTATCCATTTTTCTCTTTCTACTGTTTTATTCATTAAACCTAAATGCACTTTACCAAATCTCTTTCTTCCTCTCATTTTCATCAACAAATCTTACCCAATCTTCTGCATAACCTTGGTATGAATTTCTTCCTACTTCTGTTAAATTCTGTTATGGCATATGGGTAGTTTCATGTTTGTGATTTTGCCAAATTTCACTGTTTAGATTCCTACTAAATGTTGCTAGTCTGTGATTTTTACTGATAATTGATGGTAAATTACCCTTCaagtaatttttttttagttttcttCTTAAATTATGTCCTTATCTTTGAATTTCATTTTTGTCCTGACGCATATTCTCTCTGTCCCAATAATTTATCTACCTTTTTTTATCGTTTGTAAGTGATATTTTAataaaagttaaacaaatgattaagacggAGAGTATGTAGAATTATGTTGATGTATGAGTAATGCACCATCACATGAGTAAATTTGAGTAAATTGTAAATTTGTTATGGCATATGGGTTGTTTCATGTTTGTGATTTTCCCAAATTTCTCTGTTTAAATCTTATAAAATGTTGCTAGTCTGTCATTTTTACTGATAATTGAGGGTAATTACCCTTCAAgtaattttttttagttttctTCTTAAATTATATCCTTATCTTTGAATTTCATTTTTGTCATGACGAATATTTTTTCCGTCCCAATTATTTATCTACCTTTTTCTTGTTGTTTGTAAGTGGTATTATAATAAAtgtggtaaacaaatgattaagacggAGGGTACGTAGAATTATGTTGATGTATGACTAATGTACTATCACATGAGTAAATTTGAAAAATTCTTTGGTAAACTTAATTTAGGTGAAGGAGTACGATTCTCCGAGAGGACCCAAGATTTTTTCAGTAAATTTACATGTTCTTGAGTTTTAGGCTGCCATATTGAGCAAATTACATTGTGTTGAAGATACATGTTGCAGAATTTGTGTAATTGTTTCCTAATACTAAAAAAACCCCATACTTTGTAGCAATTGTTGCTTGATTTGATGCGAGAAAATGGAGTCAATGCCAGTAGCAAGTAGGTCTCGAAAACAAAGAGAGCGAAGGGAGAAGGAGCTGAGAGAGAAAAACAAGAGGGCTCGTCTAGCTGCTAGGAATGAACACTGGAAGAAGAATGCAGCGAAAATGAGAAATCCTAgtcgtggtggtggtgatgataaTGATGAAGAGAATGTCGTTGTTGTGGATGAATCCACGTATTTGAAGCGAACTTCTGTGGTGGGAGAAAAGGAGAGTACCCGAAATGTTGATGTGAGTTTTGAGGAAAGTAGCGATGATTCTGTCCAAGTAGTGGGGGAAAGATGGAACCCATTAGGTGCTGGTTTTGACAATAATGAAGACGGAGATGATGCTGATGGTGCTGCTACTGACTTCCAACCTGGTCCGTCTAAAGCTAGTTCCAAAGGTTGTAGTGACCATGGTGTTGCTTCTGAAGATAGTGGTGCTGCTAGTGATGGCCCCTTGGAATCTTTGGAGAGTGATGATAAGGTGAGTGATGAAGATTTTCTAGTGGACGAGGCTGAAATGCATACTGCTTATAGTTCAGAGTCTTCTCAGTATCATAGCGGATATGCCTCGGAGAAGGAAGGAAAGTGGAAAAGGAAGACTAGTGCTAAGAAGATAAATGATAGGTTTTTGGAGGAGGATATCCAAAGTAACGCTGGACTCGATGAAAAAATCCAAACTAGTGATGAATTCGATGAGGATTATTTGCAATCGCTTAAGTGCAACTATGGTATTGGTAGCAGAAGCAACCAAGGGGATAAAGCTGGGATTTTCGGCAGCTCTGTGAATGGTGGCAAAAGAAAAAGAGGCCGGCCACCAAAGAATAGGAGTCCGGTAATTGAGTATGAGGCGGAGGATAGTGCTATGTCTGATAACTACGATTGTTCCAAGAATGGTTCATTCATTCAATCATCACCAGTGCCCTATCACTCAAGCTCCAAGGATGGTGCTACCAAAAAAAGAGGGAGGCCGCGTAAGAACACATGTGAAATAATCaggtctgagtctgagtccgagtctgagaaTGACCCCATTGGAGTATTTGCCAAATCTGAGAATGGTGGCTATAGAAAAAGAGGAAGGCTGCCTTACTTTGAGGGAATCACCGATGGAGATGAACAGTATTTGAAATGGCTTCGTAGCCTTGAGTTATCCGGCAAATGTAGGAATGCTGGAAATAGAAAACCAGGAAGGCCGCCAAAGGGAATAAATGTGGGAGCAGACTCCGAGCCTGGGAATGAGCTTAAGCCTATGAATGGCGGCTATCGAAAAAGAGGCAGACCACCTAAGAACATTTTTGAAACCGAGTCTGAGTCAGAGAAAGACCTGGTTTGGGATTTTGAAAAATTTGAGAACGGTGGCAATAGAGAAAGAGGCAAGGTGGGTGCAGACTTTGAGACTGAGAATGAGCTTAAGCCTATGAGTGGCTACCGAAAAAGAGGCAGGCCGCCTAAGAAGACCATAGTAGAAGCCGAGTCAGAGTCAGAGAATAACATATTTGGGGAATTTGGAAAATTTGAGAATCGTGGCAATAGAGAAAGCGGCACGCTGTCTCAGTTTGCAGATATccaagatggtgatgatgaactgTATATGGAATGGCTTCGTAACCTTGAGTTATCTGTTAAGTGTGAGAATGGTGGCAATAGCAAACGAGGGAGGCCGCCAAAGAGAATGAATATGGGAGTAGCCTCCGAGCCTGAGAATTACGGCCATCAACAAAGAGGCAGGCTGCCTAAGAATGGCTGGTATGGAAAAAGAGGCAGGCCGCCAAAGAATTGGAACAAGGAATTTGATTCTGAGACAGTTAACAAGAGAAGCAGAGGCAGGCCGCCAAAGAATTTGAACAAGGAATTTGATTCTGAGACAGGTAACAAGAGAAGCAGAGGCAGGCCGCCAAAGAATTTGAACAAGGGATTCAATTCCGAGAGAGGTTGCAAGAGAAGCAGAGGAAGGCCACCAAACATTTCTAGGATATGAAGTTTGCGCCTTGGGAAGTTTATGCTCAGTACAATTCTCGACACATGTAATGCAGGGTTTTCTGGCAAGGTTCCACATATCAGTGGTTTAGTAATTTCTGTCATACTAGACAGAAGTGCGGCATTAATGAGGTTTTTAGTATGTATGCTAACATGTTCTTCGACTGTAGCTTGTTCGTGATCAGATCCTAATATTCCTAGTAGTTATGTTTCTCCTTTGTAGTATTATGTTTTAAGTTTAGAAGGATGTATGATTGTAACCTTTATTTTAACTCGTGTGTTATTCTTAGTAATGTATCGCGATTTTATCTATTAATATCCTGTGAAACTATGTTCTTCTTGCAGTACCAGCTTGTGTTTCATCTTTGACTCAAAAAATTGGAAATGATTTTATTCAATCATAAATCTTCAATTGCTGGTTGGAAATCAAGTAAATGTTCAATGCTCACAATTCATAAAGTAAATAACAAGGTAACAATTCATATGAACTAAAATAAAGCTCTCAAATTTTCAGCAGCACATTTCCGGTTGCATTAGAAGCTTCCTCCTATGCTCTTGTTTTCAAGCTGGACTGTTTATTACCTCGGCTTTTCAAACTTTTCCTGGTTCTAGGCCCCACACTCGCACTGCTCTTAGCAGGAGCTCCGCTTTGAGCTCCTCTCTTGATTACCTTCCTACGGGCGCCATAGCTGCTGCTTCTAGAAGAAGCTTTATTGACAATATCAATGGATAGGTCTCGCGCTTTCTGCTGATTGACGGGCTGCTTGTTTAGGTAAGCCAGCTTTGGCAGAAGCCCACAAACTGCTCTACGAAGCTGGTCCTCGCCTAGGTTGCCTTGGATGGGGTTTCCCAACAGGTTCAACCCCAGTAACGAATGGTAGTTTGCCACAAGCTGCCCCAACGCTTTTGTCGTGGTGATCTTGTTGAAGCTAATGTCCAAAACAGTAAGTTTCAACAGCCTGTGGAGCCCCTCAACTTCACTGATTTTATTGCCAGCTAAGTATAGTTCCTTAAGAAGTGAGCAATTTGAAAGTCCTGATAGTTTTCAAGTAACATGCAGAAATTAGAAGGAGATCTTTCCCTGAACTCGATCAGAGATATTCAAACCCAACCGACTGGCGGACTGGTTCATATTTGGTTAAACGTAGTTCAAAGATGGGTAGAAAAGAAGGAAGGCATCGCCAAGATGTGTGTGGACTTTTTAAAAACATTTCAACTAGTACAATTTTAGGTTTCGAGAGTTTTGAAGCAAAAGAACAGAAGGGAAGTACCGTGTCCAAGTCGTGAAATTTTGTTGTAGCTCAAATCAACAATACGTAATCTGGTTAATTCCCTCAGTCCATCGATGGAGTTGATTCTGTTCTTAGACAAGTCCAGAACGTGAAGGCCCCTTGGAAGTGATCCAGATGTTATTTGGACTGCACAGTAAAACAGAAAACACGACACAGATTTGTCAGATAATGACTTATTCTGTGGCAGGTAAGTACGGCTCTCAAACTTAATCCAACCCGTAAAGAAAAACCAAAATAGACCAGAACACAAACTGATCCGTTCGATATAACTCTGCCCAAAAATGAGCCAACCCTTAAAGGCCCTGAAACTAGCAGAAGTTGCTAATTTGAATCGAAAAAACTTATTATCCACAACCCGAAAATGAGCCATAGACCCAATGTAAAGTgtaaacaacaaacaaaaatgaCACTAACTGACCCCAATCTGAAATGACTCAATAGCAAGACACCCACAAAAACCAGAGAACCATATGACCCGTTTGGCAGGTCTACAAATAATACCCGATAAGTGACAGTTGATACAAGGCTCCTTAGAATGACAATAAAAAAAACAGGTGTGTATACCTATGGAGTTGTTTGATAAATTCACAGTTCGGAGACTTGAGAATTGTGCGATCATCGGGATAGCTTTCAAGCCCAATCCTGATATGTGAGCCACAGTCGAGGAGGAATTCAGAGACTGGACAACACTATTAGCATACAAGAGCTCCTCTGACAAGTTGATTTTGTTGTATCTAGACACATGGGTAGCGTCTTTTAAGAACGAACAGCTTGCCTCGGGAGAAGGTGGGAACTCAATATGTTCTTCATCCTTCTGTTCTTCAAACGACGGTGCATCAGGTTGGATGTCAATATCCTTAACCCAGTCTTCTACCCTAGAGAAAGCCACCCACTGATTTTGAGGCCATAACCCTGAAACTCTTCCCTCAAATCCATCAGTATTGTCCTTATCCCGACTTTTATAGCTGCATATTTCTGAAGATGAGCCAGCTGATTCCTGTTTCCTTAGCTGGTGGACCCTACTGGGTTCAAGGGGGTCCGATGAGTAGCCGCCCTGCTGATTAAGGGAAACCAGATGAGAGACCCTAGTTTTATCAGCATTAAGTGGTTTCTGTAAGTTTCTGTGACTCCAAAGAAATAATTTCCACCAGAGTTTCCTGCTTCTAGAAGGAAGAATTTGGCTGGAAGAATGCTTCTTTAACATTACTTTATCAGCACTCCTGTGAGTTAATACCGACGACTGGCTTCTACACGGAGATCCTTTAAAAACATCAGCGCCCTTTACTTTCTCAGCTAGTTCTCTCGTATCCAGGGCAGAACAAGAGCGTGTGAGCTGTGGTGGGGCCCATCGCTCTTCCCGAGCCATTCCAGGGTCACTAACATGCCCACATTGGACCATGGCAAAATCAGTCACCCTTTCATCAGTAGCTTCTCCATATTTGGTTTTACTTTCGACATTTACCGCACTTCCAAAGGAGTCAATATCTTGGGCTTGAAGGTTGCAGTCAGAGTTATCTCGGCTGATTGGCGATTTGTCATCACGCTCATCTTCACCTTCATATGCCACCTCGAAAGACTCTTTCTCAGCCGAAATGTTAGGGCTCAACAATTTGACCTTGCACTTAGAATTCTCCGGGAAATTGAATAGCACTGGTAGACTTAAGGAGTTTGGCTGCTCTGAAGCCTTCACAGGATTCTCCAGTTTCACTTCAAAAGTTCTCATCACATTGTTCTTCTCAACATCGGGTAAAGGTTTCACATCAACCTACATAAAAGCACATCATTTGCTTAGATATACTCCAGAACGACCAGAAGTATGCATCTTGTCAAACAGGGCCGACTAATAGATTTGATAGTCGCTAATCAAAACGTAAGATCAAGCGCAGGCCTCAAATTTTACAAATACCAAATGTACTAATTCAATAAAATACTACTCATCCCGTACGAGAAAATGTTATTACATATTAGTCGGCCATGTTGCAAAACAGGAAAAACATCACAGAATAACAAATCCTTACCTTGGTTTTCTTCTTATTCATCCCAAAGCAATAGAATAATGCCATATCGACAAGCTGCTTTTAATCCAATACTCAAATCACGAATATAAGACGACTTCCAAATGTAGATGacagactttttttttttttttctctttttctctttttttttcctttgtaaattgtaatacctCACTTCATTCACTAGCACAATAGAAGTTCACATCTCTAATACTTTAAGAAGACGGTAATGTAGGGACATTAGCCATAATCGATGGGCAAGCGGGAAACCAATGTTTTGCAGACAAATGTAAAGCAACAGCCTAGTGTAATCCCAGCGCTATAGACCCTCCACTGAGGAGAGGTCGATAAAATCTCGGCCAGAGTGATGTGAGCAGAAGAAATCTCCAGAAAGCTCCACACACCTTTAAGATAATTATAAAAAGAACACACAAATTAGAAGACAAACAAAATTCCCATTTAAAAGTTTTTAGATCAACCACTCAACTGCAATCAGCCAATACTATGTTTTTGTTTCGATTCGTGTAAATAAATTGAAGATTTACTCACATAAAACAGATCAAGATTAAAGACTAAAGAACCAATTAATTAATGGAATGTTTGATTGCAAATAAAATAGAACTAAAAGTTCATGAAAATATTAAAGCGCTATCTACATCATCAACAACTCAACATCGGTATCAAAGGGTTGGATATAGGCAACCTTACTCAACTGTTGAACATACAAAAAGCGTTGTCTGGGGACGACCTTAATGAAAATTGTGTCGAGAATTCAAAGAAATGATTGACACTTCATTAAAGCACCCAAAACACAATAAAAAGGGAATCAACTTTTTCTTAGCAATGATCTTTTTTTACAACTGGGGAAATCTACAGaatttattccactaaaacaaacCGGATCAAATCACAGAAAAAGGTAtaattcaaaacaaatataaattCCCATATACAAATAATGTATACACAGACAAATCACAGGTTACCTACTAAAGCAAGATCAGCAATTTAGCGCGTTCCCATTAATATATTAAACAATTTACTGAGATACCAAAAAATAAAATAGGCAAATAAATGATGGGGACGGAGGAGTATAATCAAAGGTAATTAAATACATTCATAACTACACATAAAAAGACACCCGTTTCTCAATTAATACAAAGTTTTATGAACAGATTCAAAACACCCAAAACACCTTCTTTTGCAGCATTAACTAAAACTTCAATTCTCATTCCACAAAGTAATCATGGATGCAAAAAGGGGTATTCCAATTTACCATGTCACCGTACACCGTAACCAACAAaaaatctcctttattttttattttacttAGATTATGCCTAGTTATTTTTAGGCAATGTTGGTTAATTTCAATTTTCTTATTGACTAAGGTTATACGATGACGTGATACACCAGACCCACACAAGAATTTCTCTACAAAGTTACATGCACTACCAAAGTTATGACACATATAAAAAGTATGAAACATTGAGTATGAAACAATGGCATAAAGAGTATTCTATTCGtcaaaatcatttgtttacctttaattaaataCCGCCcacaaacaaatgaatgagatgtATGAAGTATCAAACTATAGACATATATAGTATGAAATAATGTATAAAAATCAAAGAAACAAGAAGATTTGGTGAGGAAGGAAGATTTTACCAAAAGAAAATAGAAAGCTCCAAGTAAGAAAGGGCAAGGAAGAGTAGTAAACAAAGGAAGAAGAGGCGTGGTTCAACTTTATACTATCAGAAGACACACAAATGTTGACGTTCAAGTGTATTAATATACACACACTTGTGGTAGAGACACAGAGTAACAGAAATTTGGAAGGGTGTTTTTAATTTTTATATGGGGTGGGTCATGGGTGGCTTCTTTCGCCTGCATTCCAACGTTTTTTCTAGGTCTAAACTAATTTAAGGATTTATATCATGACTCACGGGTTAAATTATTTCGTGTGCCTTTTATTctatctataaatactattaaaaggctaacCTAAAATGTTCAATTAAGTCCCACGTGAAACGCCACGCGTAGGATAAAAAAGCGCGCAGACATTTGAAGCCCACCTCGCACCCCATAACCCAAATGCCACATACACATTCATACCCAATTACCCCGTCTCTTATCATCACTGTTCCTACCGACAACGACAATCCCCCTTTTTCCGCTCATTTTGTTAACCGGCATTAATTTATTTACatggcattaatttaattcatttatctataaattaatttagttcacttatctataatattaaaagatattatctatattcttaaatgatttttgtatattaaatatattgttttccCAAATTTATGTAACCTTAgaaattacatcaaaatttcataatttatagttaatattgacattttaattgaaatttttgtgataaaacatgttaataaaatttataatttataattaaaattgaaatttttataataaaacatgttaataaattaattaaaacttattaattaaaactcttcatattacttaccacccaccatttttattaacatttttttcctatttaattcattttttttaattaaacacggaaataaattgattaaaactcttcataatacttaacacccaccaaattaattaatttttttttctatttaatcaatttttataatataatatgttaatcaaCTGACTGaaactctttatattacttaacagttaacaccaataattttcattaatattttttcctatttaattcacctcttgagtttctcgacaatcaattatctaattaaataataccataaaataaattaaaaataaaattaatatattggattttatggttgtataatggctataaaacctataatagtttctatctataaaattttattaaaaggctaacaaaaaaatgtgacattgcaagtttaattgtgatgtgacaacttttaatgtgacatggtaaaaaaaaagtgatatggattaccaatttaagaaaattaaaaatataaggtaaaaaaagttaaaaaaaatataagggataaacacacacaaaaaaaaaaattgtaaaccattgatctcctctcataatttttatttatttatttaccttatttatttaataacccttatttcctttatttaatgaaatgaccttttaactttcctttcatcattactatatatactcctatttatgtaccatatttttttatttttctttcattcataaaattttgagagaatttgtaatagaatttttcatatatataactattatattcaccctaattttcaattttattcaaaaaatagcacctaaagtatacatagaaaagtaaactaattgtttcattttttatttttcttatgttttgtattaatttgttattattttttgtgtttgtattaatattgcaggagaatgaatttccaactttattcaaaaaattggtaggtaaggtatagctaaagaactaaattaattatttcgctttttatttttattatgttttgaattaattagaatcttattagttacttttttgtgtttatattaatattgcaggagaatgaattttcaactttattcaaaaaattggtaggtaaactatagaatgagaactaaattaattgttgcactttttatttttattatgttttgaattaattagaattttattagttatttttttatgtgtgtttgtattaatattataagaggatgacatactcacatatcaataacaatgcacgagattcgaaataatggctatggatcttctttacagattttttttcttggtttggatgactctttc from Silene latifolia isolate original U9 population chromosome 10, ASM4854445v1, whole genome shotgun sequence encodes:
- the LOC141605319 gene encoding uncharacterized protein LOC141605319, with amino-acid sequence MESMPVASRSRKQRERREKELREKNKRARLAARNEHWKKNAAKMRNPSRGGGDDNDEENVVVVDESTYLKRTSVVGEKESTRNVDVSFEESSDDSVQVVGERWNPLGAGFDNNEDGDDADGAATDFQPGPSKASSKGCSDHGVASEDSGAASDGPLESLESDDKVSDEDFLVDEAEMHTAYSSESSQYHSGYASEKEGKWKRKTSAKKINDRFLEEDIQSNAGLDEKIQTSDEFDEDYLQSLKCNYGIGSRSNQGDKAGIFGSSVNGGKRKRGRPPKNRSPVIEYEAEDSAMSDNYDCSKNGSFIQSSPVPYHSSSKDGATKKRGRPRKNTCEIIRSESESESENDPIGVFAKSENGGYRKRGRLPYFEGITDGDEQYLKWLRSLELSGKCRNAGNRKPGRPPKGINVGADSEPGNELKPMNGGYRKRGRPPKNIFETESESEKDLVWDFEKFENGGNRERGKVGADFETENELKPMSGYRKRGRPPKKTIVEAESESENNIFGEFGKFENRGNRESGTLSQFADIQDGDDELYMEWLRNLELSVKCENGGNSKRGRPPKRMNMGVASEPENYGHQQRGRLPKNGWYGKRGRPPKNWNKEFDSETVNKRSRGRPPKNLNKEFDSETGNKRSRGRPPKNLNKGFNSERGCKRSRGRPPNISRI
- the LOC141605320 gene encoding uncharacterized protein LOC141605320, with translation MALFYCFGMNKKKTKVDVKPLPDVEKNNVMRTFEVKLENPVKASEQPNSLSLPVLFNFPENSKCKVKLLSPNISAEKESFEVAYEGEDERDDKSPISRDNSDCNLQAQDIDSFGSAVNVESKTKYGEATDERVTDFAMVQCGHVSDPGMAREERWAPPQLTRSCSALDTRELAEKVKGADVFKGSPCRSQSSVLTHRSADKVMLKKHSSSQILPSRSRKLWWKLFLWSHRNLQKPLNADKTRVSHLVSLNQQGGYSSDPLEPSRVHQLRKQESAGSSSEICSYKSRDKDNTDGFEGRVSGLWPQNQWVAFSRVEDWVKDIDIQPDAPSFEEQKDEEHIEFPPSPEASCSFLKDATHVSRYNKINLSEELLYANSVVQSLNSSSTVAHISGLGLKAIPMIAQFSSLRTVNLSNNSIVQITSGSLPRGLHVLDLSKNRINSIDGLRELTRLRIVDLSYNKISRLGHGLSNCSLLKELYLAGNKISEVEGLHRLLKLTVLDISFNKITTTKALGQLVANYHSLLGLNLLGNPIQGNLGEDQLRRAVCGLLPKLAYLNKQPVNQQKARDLSIDIVNKASSRSSSYGARRKVIKRGAQSGAPAKSSASVGPRTRKSLKSRGNKQSSLKTRA
- the LOC141605318 gene encoding uncharacterized protein LOC141605318, with product MHTVCSSDSSESSYVSENEVKSKKKAKAKKINERFLDEFNDNYLQFLSCHHGSSSNSIQGENAEIFCSSVNGGKRKRGRPPKNKIEVISFDSEADKDSIGEFGKSENGGGRKGGMLSHFEDINDGDELYLEWLRSHGLSSGCGSAGKRKRGRPLKGMNVGVGSEPKIDSHRQRGRLPKNGGYGKRGRPPKNWKKGFDSERCCRRSRRLQTMSRK